A part of Rhodamnia argentea isolate NSW1041297 chromosome 8, ASM2092103v1, whole genome shotgun sequence genomic DNA contains:
- the LOC115728439 gene encoding UPF0481 protein At3g47200-like, with translation MDTPLLSPTTETYGTSETCGTVLPLPPQLDPNETDWIVPVNDNKQPSIYRVPAFITNLSPNAYRPQVVSFGPYHHNDVQLRPMEEHKNRALDHFLNRSQKTREPFLESLRKVARNLEESYDALDPKWKDGAGDQFLELMITDGCFILEIMRIAAEVEEEKNDYAPSDPIFSTHRMAYITPYIRRDMLMLENQLPMLVLECLVTVERDGKEREGYINELILNFYFPNTGVRRMDRFLHVMDVFRKGLLTPEKVQNGPEAGGDEIIRSATELEEAGIRFKKSHTRSLEDVSFGGGVLRLPVIKVDDATESMFLNIMTFERLHIGAGTEVTSYVTFMDSIINNEGDVALLHTNGIIQNALGSDKAVAELFNSLCKEVTLASNNSFDAVQKKISTYCEKPWNRWRANLNHTYFKNPWTILSLIAAILLFAIAIIQTVYALLTYY, from the exons ATGGATACTCCTCTTCTATCCCCCACAACAGAAACTTACGGAACCTCTGAAACTTGTGGAACCGTGTTACCCTTGCCGCCCCAACTGGACCCAAACGAGACCGACTGGATCGTCCCAGTCAACGACAACAAGCAACCGTCCATCTACAGGGTCCCCGCCTTCATCACCAACCTCAGCCCCAATGCCTACCGGCCGCAGGTTGTCTCTTTCGGCCCCTACCACCACAACGATGTCCAACTCCGTCCAATGGAGGAACACAAGAACCGCGCACTCGACCACTTCCTGAACCGTTCCCAGAAGACCCGCGAGCCCTTCCTCGAGTCCCTGAGGAAGGTGGCACGGAACCTTGAGGAAAGCTATGATGCACTGGACCCAAAGTGGAAGGATGGCGCGGGGGACCAGTTCCTGGAGCTCATGATCACGGACGGCTGCTTCATACTCGAGATCATGAGGATCGCTGCAGAGGTAGAGGAGGAGAAGAATGACTATGCGCCCTCTGACCCCATCTTCAGCACCCACAGGATGGCATATATAACGCCGTACATAAGACGGGACATGTTGATGCTGGAGAATCAGCTGCCGATGCTAGTGCTGGAATGTCTGGTCACAGTCGAGAGAGACGGCAAGGAG CGTGAGGGTTACATCAATGAGCTCATCCTCAACTTCTACTTCCCCAACACCGGCGTCAGACGGATGGACAGATTCCTGCATGTCATGGATGTCTTCAGGAAAGGCCTGCTGACGCCCGAGAAGGTCCAGAATGGGCCTGAGGCTGGTGGCGACGAGATTATCCGGTCGGCCACCGAGCTGGAAGAGGCCGGGATCCGTTTCAAGAAGAGCCATACTCGCAGTCTCGAGGACGTCTCCTTTGGCGGAGGGGTCCTGAGGCTCCCCGTCATCAAGGTGGATGACGCCACCGAGTCCATGTTCCTCAACATCATGACCTTCGAGCGCTTGCACATCGGGGCTGGGACCGAGGTCACATCCTACGTCACCTTCATGGACAGCATCATCAACAATGAGGGGGATGTCGCGCTGCTCCACACCAATGGCATCATCCAGAATGCCTTGGGGAGCGACAAGGCGGTTGCCGAGCTGTTCAACTCGCTGTGCAAGGAAGTGACGCTCGCATCCAACAACAGCTTTGACGCCGTGCAAAAGAAGATCAGCACATACTGCGAGAAGCCCTGGAACAGGTGGAGGGCTAATCTCAACCACACCTACTTCAAGAATCCTTGGACTATATTGTCTCTCATCGCCGCCATCCTCCTCTTCGCAATCGCCATAATTCAGACCGTATATGCTTTGCTCACCTACTATTGA